The Bacillus carboniphilus genome contains a region encoding:
- a CDS encoding NAD(P)-dependent alcohol dehydrogenase: protein MRGVIIERYGNADVLMYTSNLAIPKVEENQVLIKNFAVSVNPLDWKIRNGNLKWVTGKRFPIVLGHDLSGTIVKVGSKVTKFQEGDQVFCMMDANQKFSKTGFAKSGAYAEYSVTREDTLSIKPASLSPINAASVPLAALTAYQAIVKKANLQEGQRILINGASGGVGMFAIQLAKVRGAHVTCVCSEENFPLVSKLGADECIDYKKGKFHAKI, encoded by the coding sequence ATGAGAGGAGTTATTATTGAAAGGTATGGCAATGCAGATGTGTTAATGTACACATCTAATCTTGCTATTCCTAAAGTAGAAGAAAATCAAGTATTAATAAAAAATTTTGCTGTAAGTGTAAATCCACTTGATTGGAAAATTCGTAACGGAAATTTAAAATGGGTGACAGGAAAAAGGTTTCCTATAGTATTAGGACATGATTTGTCTGGTACAATTGTGAAAGTAGGCTCAAAAGTGACGAAGTTTCAGGAAGGTGACCAAGTCTTTTGTATGATGGATGCAAATCAAAAGTTTTCTAAAACAGGGTTTGCTAAAAGTGGTGCATACGCAGAATATAGCGTGACAAGAGAGGATACATTGTCTATAAAACCTGCCTCTCTTTCTCCTATTAATGCAGCTTCTGTCCCTTTAGCAGCTCTAACTGCCTATCAAGCGATTGTAAAAAAAGCAAACCTTCAAGAAGGACAAAGAATATTAATTAATGGTGCATCTGGTGGAGTTGGTATGTTTGCAATTCAACTTGCGAAGGTCAGAGGAGCTCATGTTACCTGTGTGTGTAGTGAGGAAAATTTCCCTTTAGTTTCAAAACTAGGTGCTGATGAATGCATTGACTATAAAAAAGGAAAATTTCATGCAAAGATCTAA
- a CDS encoding zinc-binding dehydrogenase, which yields MQRSNQYDVIFDVIANTSYNKCKRKLTRNGIYISNIATVRTIFGSLLHPVKKIMGIRKKQTYNWVKPEGENLEKISKLIQRGFVKPIVDKVFPLSEVRQAQEYCETGQKRGKVVLKI from the coding sequence ATGCAAAGATCTAATCAATATGATGTGATCTTTGATGTCATTGCCAATACCTCCTATAATAAATGTAAAAGAAAATTGACGAGAAATGGAATATACATTTCAAACATCGCAACCGTTCGAACTATATTTGGTAGTCTGCTTCATCCAGTGAAAAAAATCATGGGCATAAGAAAAAAACAAACCTATAATTGGGTTAAACCAGAAGGAGAGAACTTGGAAAAAATAAGCAAATTGATTCAGAGAGGTTTTGTTAAACCTATTGTTGATAAAGTTTTCCCTCTTTCAGAAGTTCGCCAAGCTCAAGAATATTGTGAAACAGGGCAAAAAAGAGGAAAAGTTGTGCTGAAAATATGA
- a CDS encoding AAA family ATPase: MKFVLLFGPQAVGKMTIGHHLEEITELKLFHNHMTIELICPFFDFGTPSFNRLVNLFRNEMFKEMAQSQLSGVIFTYVWAFDQQEDWNFINNTCKIFEESGAEIFFVELEAEMEERRIRNQTPHRLAHKPTKRNVEFSDHEVVHSLDQFRLHSYEGEIQQKNYIKINNTHLQPEEVAQIIKETFAL; encoded by the coding sequence ATGAAATTTGTACTACTATTTGGACCACAAGCGGTCGGAAAAATGACAATCGGACATCATTTAGAAGAAATAACTGAACTAAAACTTTTCCATAATCATATGACCATTGAGCTTATTTGTCCTTTTTTTGATTTTGGAACTCCATCCTTTAATCGTCTAGTAAACTTATTTCGAAATGAAATGTTTAAAGAAATGGCTCAAAGTCAATTATCTGGAGTCATTTTTACTTATGTATGGGCTTTCGACCAACAAGAAGACTGGAATTTCATCAATAATACTTGTAAAATATTTGAAGAATCAGGGGCAGAGATATTTTTCGTCGAGCTTGAAGCAGAAATGGAAGAGAGAAGAATACGTAATCAAACACCGCATCGTCTAGCTCATAAACCGACCAAAAGAAACGTGGAGTTTTCTGACCACGAAGTCGTTCATTCGTTAGATCAATTTCGCCTTCACTCGTACGAAGGGGAAATTCAGCAAAAAAACTACATAAAAATTAACAACACCCATTTACAACCTGAAGAAGTGGCACAAATAATAAAAGAAACATTTGCACTTTAA
- a CDS encoding YjcZ family sporulation protein: MSYGGCCYGGGYYGGGGGFALILVLFILLVIIGAAFLAA, from the coding sequence TTGAGTTATGGTGGCTGTTGTTATGGCGGAGGCTACTATGGAGGTGGCGGAGGATTCGCTTTAATTCTCGTTTTATTTATTCTCCTTGTCATCATTGGTGCAGCCTTTCTTGCGGCTTAA
- a CDS encoding CotS family spore coat protein produces MIEQQNTFLTEEEFLLTPQEIERLTRFAETMMVHWPFTVTSIEVIQGGQLALVWKIHTNQGPFCLKRIHRPKKKALFSIHAQDYLAKKEFRVPAIIPTKDQQLYTKNGSFLFVLYEWIEGRPFDLTNKEDLQFVMKGLADFHEASVGYTPPNGVPIFKKLGRWTHHYVKRFQQMSTWKLIAQTYENDPFSTIYLSEIDSILDEARNTLERLNASIYLSWVEQIEQTPNLCHQDYGTGNTLLDEKGDIWIIDLDTVSFDLPIRDLRKLIVPLLDDDLNSWNEEMFHFMLTSYQSVSPFSTDQLDVMYIDMLFPYELYDIIRERYVRKSPLLVEELTEAIEFERVKSKALNALIKKA; encoded by the coding sequence ATGATTGAACAACAAAATACTTTCTTAACAGAGGAGGAATTCCTCTTAACTCCTCAAGAAATAGAAAGATTAACTCGATTTGCAGAAACGATGATGGTTCATTGGCCATTTACTGTAACTTCTATTGAAGTCATTCAAGGAGGACAGTTAGCATTAGTATGGAAAATCCATACTAATCAAGGCCCATTTTGTTTGAAACGGATCCATCGTCCAAAGAAAAAAGCACTATTTTCTATTCATGCTCAAGATTATTTAGCAAAGAAAGAATTTCGGGTACCAGCTATAATTCCAACTAAAGATCAACAGCTATACACAAAAAACGGATCATTCCTGTTTGTCTTATACGAATGGATTGAAGGCAGACCTTTTGACTTAACAAATAAGGAAGATTTGCAGTTTGTAATGAAAGGACTAGCTGACTTTCATGAAGCATCAGTTGGGTATACCCCACCCAATGGAGTACCCATTTTTAAAAAACTGGGGAGGTGGACTCACCATTATGTAAAACGATTTCAACAAATGAGCACATGGAAATTAATTGCACAAACTTATGAGAATGACCCTTTTTCCACTATTTATTTATCCGAGATTGATTCAATTCTAGATGAAGCAAGAAACACTTTAGAACGACTAAATGCTTCTATTTACCTATCTTGGGTAGAGCAAATAGAACAAACACCGAACTTATGTCATCAAGATTACGGAACAGGGAACACCTTATTAGATGAAAAAGGGGATATTTGGATAATTGATCTCGACACCGTTTCCTTTGACTTACCTATTAGAGATCTGCGTAAATTGATTGTTCCTCTTCTTGATGATGATTTAAATTCATGGAATGAAGAGATGTTCCACTTCATGCTTACTAGCTATCAATCGGTTTCTCCTTTCTCTACCGATCAACTAGACGTCATGTATATTGATATGCTCTTCCCGTATGAACTATATGATATTATTCGCGAAAGATATGTGCGAAAGTCCCCACTCCTCGTCGAAGAGTTAACAGAAGCAATTGAATTTGAACGAGTGAAATCCAAAGCACTGAATGCATTAATAAAAAAAGCGTAA
- a CDS encoding glycosyltransferase family 4 protein gives MRIAFIATEKLPVPAVRGGAIQIYIDGVTKIISKNHDVTVFSITDEQLPNKETKNRVSYIRYPEDQYLQGIQKGLKERNFDVVHLCNRPKWINEMKEVAPNTKFVLSVHNEMFTEEKISEEEGSICIDSVEKIVTVSDYIGSTISLRFPKAKGKISTVYSGVDLANYYSIWSPTGNKRRQEVRKELGIVGRDVVLFVGRLSKVKGPHLLLQALPSIIEKHPKVMLVFIGSKWFGENQINNYVKHLYTLGALHQENVTFIKFVEPSRIPILYNMADIFVCSSQWQEPLARVHYEAMASGLPIITSNRGGNPEVIDQGKNGYIIDDFENPEEYAKHINSLLEKPATRERIGKNGRLFAEKQFGWSRVASDLLNVYQTI, from the coding sequence ATGAGAATTGCATTTATAGCGACTGAAAAACTTCCAGTTCCTGCAGTAAGAGGGGGAGCTATTCAAATTTATATTGATGGGGTCACAAAGATCATTTCAAAAAATCATGACGTCACTGTTTTTTCAATTACAGATGAACAACTCCCAAATAAAGAAACAAAAAACAGAGTATCGTATATTCGTTATCCAGAAGATCAATATTTACAAGGAATACAAAAAGGTCTTAAAGAGAGGAACTTTGACGTTGTCCACTTATGTAATCGACCGAAATGGATTAATGAAATGAAGGAAGTAGCTCCAAATACAAAATTTGTGTTAAGCGTTCATAATGAAATGTTTACAGAAGAAAAGATTAGTGAAGAAGAGGGATCTATTTGTATAGATAGTGTAGAAAAAATAGTGACTGTTAGTGATTATATTGGTAGCACGATTTCATTAAGATTCCCAAAAGCAAAAGGGAAAATAAGTACGGTGTATTCAGGCGTTGATTTAGCTAACTACTATTCTATTTGGAGTCCTACAGGTAATAAAAGAAGACAAGAAGTGAGAAAAGAGTTAGGAATAGTGGGGAGGGACGTTGTTTTATTTGTAGGGCGATTGAGTAAGGTAAAAGGTCCACATCTTTTATTACAAGCTCTGCCTTCAATTATTGAAAAACACCCTAAAGTGATGTTAGTATTCATTGGTTCAAAATGGTTTGGTGAGAATCAAATCAATAATTATGTAAAACATCTATACACTCTTGGTGCACTACACCAAGAAAATGTAACGTTTATTAAATTTGTTGAGCCATCAAGGATTCCGATTCTATATAATATGGCTGACATTTTCGTTTGTTCGTCACAATGGCAGGAACCGCTTGCAAGAGTTCATTACGAAGCAATGGCCTCAGGACTACCCATTATTACCAGTAATCGTGGAGGAAATCCAGAAGTCATTGACCAAGGAAAGAATGGCTATATCATTGATGATTTTGAAAACCCTGAAGAATATGCTAAGCATATAAATTCTTTGTTAGAAAAACCTGCAACTAGAGAGAGAATAGGTAAAAACGGAAGGCTTTTTGCAGAAAAGCAATTCGGATGGAGTAGAGTAGCTTCGGATTTACTCAATGTGTACCAAACAATATGA
- a CDS encoding CotS family spore coat protein codes for MKNERGENMKLDKVLDLYPLEIDKVELLSNRSGRTIWEVETEDGNKVLKQAFMNPRRMVFITGAHHHLYNQGLPITKIQPTKKGGLCIGSGDSAFVLYDKVMGKEMSYYNQEHLKKMMEFAGRFHHASKGYKEREESKKRSRLGKWEKLYRWKIQELEGHKLIAQSYTDDQFSQYFLEHVDEMISRGKRALKNLIEQSYYDQWTKQTLQSRSFCQQDFTLARIVLVEDEPFMRELHSVSYDLPSRDLRIILNKVMKKMSIWDEKLALHILASYDAIHPLNKDQYRVLWTDLLFPHLFCATIHKYYLQQKSAWSDEKYMWMLQNIIQVENSKASFLNQFDSHFNHIKEQSKERSFT; via the coding sequence ATGAAAAATGAAAGAGGTGAAAACATGAAACTTGATAAAGTGTTAGACTTGTATCCATTAGAAATTGATAAGGTCGAGCTTTTATCGAATCGAAGTGGTCGGACAATTTGGGAAGTAGAGACTGAGGACGGAAACAAGGTTTTAAAGCAAGCGTTTATGAATCCGAGACGTATGGTTTTTATAACAGGCGCTCACCATCACCTTTATAATCAAGGGTTACCTATAACAAAAATCCAACCAACTAAAAAAGGTGGGCTTTGTATCGGATCAGGTGATAGTGCGTTTGTCTTATACGACAAAGTTATGGGTAAAGAAATGAGTTATTATAATCAAGAACATTTGAAAAAAATGATGGAATTTGCAGGGCGTTTTCATCATGCCTCTAAAGGATATAAGGAAAGAGAAGAAAGTAAAAAGAGAAGTAGATTGGGGAAATGGGAAAAACTTTATAGGTGGAAGATTCAAGAGCTTGAAGGGCATAAACTAATTGCACAATCCTATACAGATGACCAATTTTCACAATATTTTTTAGAGCATGTGGATGAAATGATTTCTAGAGGAAAAAGGGCTTTAAAGAATTTAATTGAACAATCGTATTATGATCAATGGACGAAACAAACATTACAATCGAGAAGCTTTTGTCAACAGGACTTTACATTAGCTCGAATTGTTTTAGTTGAAGATGAGCCGTTTATGAGAGAGCTTCATTCAGTATCGTATGATTTACCCTCCAGAGATTTACGCATTATATTAAATAAGGTTATGAAGAAAATGTCCATTTGGGACGAAAAATTGGCGCTTCATATTTTGGCTAGTTATGATGCAATCCATCCTTTAAATAAAGATCAATATCGAGTATTATGGACTGATTTATTGTTCCCTCATCTATTTTGTGCAACGATTCATAAATATTACCTGCAGCAAAAGTCTGCATGGTCAGATGAAAAATATATGTGGATGCTACAAAATATTATTCAAGTTGAAAATTCAAAAGCATCGTTCTTAAATCAATTTGACTCGCACTTTAATCATATTAAAGAGCAAAGCAAGGAGAGATCTTTTACATGA
- a CDS encoding glycosyltransferase family 4 protein has protein sequence MDIAFICTEKLPSPAVKGGAIQMMIDGVTPFISSLYPLTIFSITDSSLPKREDDGLVKYIRFPRSTYIQDVSQEIGKHHFDIIHVFNRPKQVKLYKAASPNSRIVLSLHNEMFAEEKLTDEEALTCLNSTHAITTVSHFIKNTVLKRFPSAVKQLHVVYSGVDINQYPPIWSPIGKKIRKVCREKFDLVNKKVILFIGRLSKTKGPHKLIEAIPHIIDEHPDAVLVIVGGKWFSDNRPNNYVHFLYECASSLDDYVRFVKFIPPNKIPNIFLMGDVFVCSSQWNEPLARVHYEALAAGVPIITTDRGGNGEVIENEVNGLLIKDYKNPLEFARVINWILDQPQFGYHIANNGRKMIEERFQFSHVSERLLHVYEYVHKL, from the coding sequence TTGGATATTGCTTTCATATGTACTGAAAAATTGCCTTCTCCCGCTGTTAAAGGAGGAGCTATACAAATGATGATAGACGGTGTCACCCCCTTTATAAGCTCTCTTTATCCACTAACTATTTTTTCTATAACAGATTCCTCTCTCCCTAAAAGAGAAGATGACGGACTTGTGAAGTATATTCGTTTTCCACGATCTACGTATATACAAGATGTATCACAGGAAATAGGAAAACACCATTTTGATATCATTCATGTGTTTAACAGACCTAAACAAGTAAAACTATATAAAGCAGCCTCCCCAAATAGTCGTATTGTCCTAAGTCTTCACAATGAAATGTTTGCTGAAGAAAAACTAACAGATGAGGAAGCACTCACTTGTTTAAACTCTACACATGCTATCACAACCGTCAGTCATTTTATAAAAAACACCGTTTTAAAAAGGTTTCCGAGTGCAGTAAAACAACTTCATGTCGTATACTCAGGAGTAGATATAAATCAGTACCCCCCTATTTGGTCTCCAATCGGAAAAAAGATCAGAAAAGTGTGTCGTGAAAAATTTGATTTAGTTAACAAAAAAGTCATTTTATTTATAGGACGATTAAGTAAAACGAAAGGACCCCACAAGCTTATCGAAGCTATCCCTCATATCATTGACGAACACCCTGATGCTGTATTAGTCATTGTGGGAGGAAAATGGTTTAGTGATAACCGACCAAACAACTATGTACATTTTTTATATGAATGTGCTAGTTCATTAGATGACTATGTGAGATTTGTCAAATTCATACCTCCAAATAAAATACCTAATATTTTTTTAATGGGAGATGTTTTTGTATGTAGCTCTCAATGGAACGAACCTTTAGCCAGGGTACACTATGAAGCATTGGCAGCGGGTGTTCCCATTATCACTACAGATCGTGGCGGTAATGGAGAAGTGATTGAAAATGAAGTAAATGGACTTTTAATTAAAGATTATAAAAATCCTCTTGAATTCGCTAGGGTGATTAATTGGATATTAGATCAACCTCAGTTCGGATACCATATAGCAAATAACGGCAGAAAAATGATTGAAGAACGCTTTCAATTTTCTCATGTCTCAGAAAGATTACTACATGTATATGAATATGTGCACAAACTATAA
- a CDS encoding NAD-dependent epimerase/dehydratase family protein, protein MKILVTGSCGFIGSHLCEALLRIPSVYIRGIDAFIGPTSLPLKSVYINNYINHPRFELVVDNLLTYDLSTLLNDIDIVYHLAAIPGVRKSWGKDFDPYVENNILVTQRLLEACKQADVKAFIYASTSSVYGHASNKVSENACLSPLSPYGVTKLTGEYLCHVYQQNHDLPVVILRFFTVYGPRQRPDMFFHRLIKRILLDEPITIYGDGLQTRDFTYIDDCINGTMNVLNQHQQLIGETINIGGLERASVLDTISLLESITNKTVNKEFLPQPIGEPKHTWADISKAEKLLKYKPSTNLYNGLSKQYHYLKKVYWR, encoded by the coding sequence ATGAAAATTTTAGTAACAGGATCTTGCGGATTTATTGGATCTCATCTTTGCGAAGCATTACTCCGCATTCCTTCAGTCTATATAAGAGGGATTGACGCCTTCATTGGCCCCACTTCATTACCATTGAAAAGCGTTTACATTAACAATTATATAAACCATCCCAGATTTGAATTGGTGGTTGATAATTTATTGACTTATGACTTATCTACATTATTAAACGATATTGATATTGTTTACCACCTAGCAGCTATACCAGGTGTTAGAAAAAGTTGGGGAAAAGATTTTGACCCGTATGTAGAAAATAATATTCTCGTTACACAACGCTTACTGGAAGCATGTAAACAAGCAGATGTAAAAGCTTTTATTTATGCATCCACCTCCTCAGTGTATGGTCATGCATCGAATAAAGTTTCAGAAAATGCTTGCCTTTCCCCGTTATCGCCATATGGCGTAACAAAATTAACAGGTGAATATTTATGCCATGTATATCAGCAAAACCATGATCTACCTGTCGTTATTCTTCGTTTCTTCACCGTCTATGGTCCTCGGCAAAGACCAGATATGTTTTTTCATCGATTAATTAAGCGAATCTTACTAGATGAACCAATCACTATTTATGGAGATGGGTTACAAACAAGAGACTTTACGTATATAGATGACTGTATAAATGGAACAATGAATGTTTTAAATCAACATCAACAACTTATTGGAGAAACCATTAATATTGGTGGCTTGGAAAGGGCATCTGTGTTAGACACTATTTCCTTACTAGAATCAATTACAAATAAAACAGTAAACAAGGAGTTCTTACCTCAGCCTATCGGTGAGCCTAAACATACTTGGGCTGACATTTCTAAGGCTGAAAAACTGTTAAAATATAAACCTTCAACAAATTTATATAATGGCCTATCAAAACAATATCATTATTTAAAAAAGGTTTACTGGAGGTGA
- a CDS encoding DUF6612 family protein: protein MKKVAVAWILLILSFTLISCDDAKEEIKPRNSVKTTAKVEEKPQEITVEEVMKNIEVESKSIETFSVDSIFLNKLKFGNESEKVKLKTTTKLHRSPLSFQQQGTYQRNEDEQEEFEMYYNDQKFRIRSNDDWSELPKDQLEVFMETYNITENPINQLDLLNENLNDVKLNQSDQEYTLSLTLANPRVKGYIEEKVKDYVTPSEEEGIEIDSMQVKEFVVEMTIDQESYFPKKVKHYISVSLGIDGEKIHMIQNNENVYEDYNEVEEMETMINS, encoded by the coding sequence ATGAAAAAAGTTGCGGTAGCATGGATATTATTAATTTTATCTTTTACTCTCATCTCATGTGATGATGCAAAAGAGGAAATCAAGCCTCGAAATTCAGTTAAAACGACAGCAAAAGTTGAGGAAAAACCGCAAGAGATTACGGTTGAAGAGGTTATGAAAAATATAGAAGTAGAATCTAAAAGCATTGAAACTTTTTCGGTTGATTCCATTTTTCTTAATAAGTTAAAGTTTGGTAATGAGTCAGAGAAAGTGAAGTTAAAAACAACGACAAAACTACATAGAAGCCCACTTTCCTTTCAACAACAAGGAACATATCAGCGAAATGAAGATGAACAAGAAGAATTTGAGATGTATTATAACGATCAAAAATTTCGAATTAGATCTAATGATGATTGGTCCGAGTTACCTAAAGATCAATTAGAGGTTTTTATGGAAACATATAATATAACTGAGAATCCAATCAATCAACTAGACCTTTTAAATGAAAATCTAAATGATGTTAAACTAAACCAGTCTGATCAAGAGTACACCTTATCTCTTACCTTAGCTAATCCAAGGGTAAAGGGATACATTGAAGAAAAAGTAAAAGACTATGTAACTCCTTCAGAGGAGGAAGGGATTGAAATTGACAGTATGCAAGTGAAAGAGTTTGTAGTTGAAATGACAATTGATCAAGAAAGTTATTTTCCTAAAAAAGTGAAGCATTATATTAGTGTTTCTTTAGGAATCGATGGAGAAAAGATACATATGATTCAAAACAATGAAAATGTATATGAGGATTATAATGAAGTGGAAGAAATGGAAACGATGATTAACAGTTAA
- a CDS encoding DUF5692 family protein, which yields MRSKWSYKLLFIFALTTLFSFSNLVPVQVVSADPIEPTGEWQMIVDGESGEGAFFYRFDFQENNLVTVTKQLGGDNIVEEKNWEISDNNLIITSGENAKITEFDDNPLTIEEDGLHYSNGFYFGTLQEHNSPFAWIHWVLILVVLMGLNELFRKSKWAGVIFYFVLPIALLPIWTSHDVSYWFKWVKVYSVVGASVWYILMRFSKLGKLTSAKLVAALFLALNIAEAVTQDFSMGYLPNILNGIAGILSIATLFYGFKQMTIEDTKERDLVWAKMPLLWIIAYDIWNWVFVYLNFPGSASAQFMVLLSCTIPAVFIKKGTWLQARAFTLAAWFMYYFTFPRFTETMEILVPRNDFLMLSVAVISLAANVAYAIVYLRRMRIQPQVVKQETVAYR from the coding sequence ATGAGAAGTAAATGGTCTTATAAACTACTATTCATTTTTGCTCTCACCACTTTGTTTTCCTTTTCCAATCTAGTACCTGTACAGGTCGTTTCTGCAGATCCGATAGAACCAACAGGTGAATGGCAAATGATTGTAGATGGAGAGTCAGGAGAAGGCGCTTTCTTTTACCGCTTTGACTTTCAAGAAAACAATCTAGTAACTGTTACTAAGCAACTAGGTGGAGACAATATTGTCGAAGAAAAGAATTGGGAGATTTCAGATAACAACTTAATTATTACAAGCGGAGAAAATGCAAAGATAACTGAGTTTGATGACAATCCTCTAACGATTGAAGAAGATGGACTACATTATTCAAACGGTTTTTATTTTGGAACCTTACAAGAGCATAATAGTCCTTTTGCTTGGATTCACTGGGTATTGATCCTCGTGGTATTAATGGGTCTAAATGAGCTATTTAGAAAATCTAAATGGGCAGGTGTCATCTTTTATTTCGTATTACCAATCGCGCTACTACCAATCTGGACTAGTCATGATGTATCCTATTGGTTTAAATGGGTGAAAGTGTATTCCGTTGTAGGGGCCAGTGTTTGGTATATTTTAATGCGCTTCTCAAAACTAGGAAAGCTTACGTCTGCTAAATTAGTCGCTGCCCTATTTTTAGCTTTGAATATTGCTGAAGCCGTTACACAAGATTTTTCTATGGGTTATTTACCTAACATTTTAAACGGTATTGCCGGTATATTATCCATCGCTACTTTGTTCTATGGATTTAAACAAATGACGATTGAGGATACAAAAGAGCGTGATTTAGTTTGGGCAAAAATGCCACTTTTATGGATTATTGCCTATGACATTTGGAATTGGGTATTTGTTTACTTAAACTTCCCAGGTTCAGCTTCTGCACAATTCATGGTACTGCTATCTTGTACTATACCAGCTGTTTTCATTAAAAAAGGAACTTGGCTACAAGCACGTGCCTTTACTCTCGCTGCTTGGTTTATGTATTACTTTACATTCCCGCGCTTCACAGAAACAATGGAAATACTTGTACCACGTAATGACTTTTTAATGTTATCTGTTGCCGTTATTAGTTTAGCAGCAAACGTAGCTTATGCAATCGTGTATTTAAGAAGAATGAGAATTCAACCTCAAGTCGTCAAACAAGAAACGGTTGCCTATCGGTAA
- a CDS encoding M28 family peptidase, protein MKKKVSSLVLTGVLLIGGFGSLSAEASPVSLQQRLDFKTDVVEHINVDRIYDHIAHLSQTPRVAGSEEEHQAAEYIAEQYESYGYEANLEPFQFSAYESPESLSLTVNGKEYEPSIFTYSPSGQINGEVVFAGLGKKEETEGLDLTGKIALIQRGELYFSDKVKNAAEAGAIGVIIFNNVDGGISGTLGSPSDDFVPAVSLTKQAGEEILQLLDQETVIADLSIIGGGVKEKTSYNVEAVKSVTNPTLDTGETVIVGSHYDSVEGAPGANDDASGTAATLELAKLFSTLPTDTELRFVTFGAEELGLIGSYEYVDNMTEEEIDQTVAMFQMDMIGSRDAGDLVMNTADGLPSVVTDLGSTASALLSNFENIVPFAQSGRSDHVPFSEVGIASANFIHSPLEPWYHSPDDTLDKISKAKLKEVSNIVGASVYQFARLDTSAFELKEQPNSSFAAKTFVPSPFSKKVTVKEHSHEDQHLK, encoded by the coding sequence ATGAAAAAGAAAGTTTCTTCACTTGTTTTAACTGGAGTGCTGTTGATAGGTGGATTTGGTAGTTTATCTGCGGAAGCGTCTCCTGTTTCACTACAGCAAAGATTAGATTTTAAGACAGATGTTGTGGAACACATCAATGTCGATCGAATTTATGATCATATTGCACATTTGTCACAAACACCACGTGTAGCAGGATCAGAGGAAGAGCATCAAGCAGCAGAATACATTGCAGAGCAATATGAATCATATGGTTATGAAGCAAACTTAGAGCCTTTTCAATTTTCAGCTTATGAATCCCCAGAATCTCTTTCCTTAACGGTTAATGGTAAAGAATACGAACCGTCTATTTTCACCTATAGTCCCTCTGGACAAATAAATGGTGAAGTTGTTTTTGCAGGGCTTGGTAAAAAAGAAGAAACGGAAGGGTTAGATTTAACTGGAAAGATCGCCCTTATTCAACGTGGTGAGCTTTACTTTTCAGATAAAGTGAAAAATGCAGCGGAGGCAGGAGCAATTGGGGTTATTATCTTTAATAATGTCGATGGAGGAATAAGCGGGACATTAGGCTCTCCAAGTGATGATTTTGTCCCTGCAGTGTCATTGACAAAACAGGCAGGAGAAGAAATCCTACAATTATTAGATCAAGAAACCGTAATCGCGGATTTGTCCATTATCGGAGGTGGAGTGAAAGAAAAAACGTCCTATAATGTTGAAGCTGTTAAATCAGTTACAAATCCCACTTTGGATACAGGTGAAACAGTCATAGTGGGTTCCCATTACGATTCGGTTGAAGGAGCACCAGGTGCAAACGATGATGCTTCAGGAACAGCGGCAACTTTAGAGTTAGCCAAGCTTTTTTCAACGTTACCAACAGATACAGAACTACGTTTTGTCACGTTTGGTGCGGAGGAGTTAGGTTTAATAGGCTCCTATGAATACGTGGACAACATGACGGAAGAGGAGATTGATCAAACAGTCGCTATGTTTCAAATGGACATGATTGGTAGTAGAGATGCGGGAGATTTAGTCATGAATACAGCTGATGGTTTACCAAGTGTTGTGACAGACTTAGGATCAACTGCAAGTGCTTTACTTTCTAATTTTGAGAATATTGTCCCGTTTGCTCAGTCGGGACGTAGTGATCATGTTCCGTTTTCTGAAGTAGGAATTGCGTCTGCTAATTTTATTCATAGTCCTTTAGAGCCATGGTATCATTCTCCAGATGATACGTTAGATAAAATTAGTAAGGCAAAACTAAAAGAGGTTTCAAATATTGTTGGGGCATCTGTTTATCAGTTCGCTAGATTAGATACCTCTGCATTTGAATTGAAAGAGCAACCGAATAGCAGCTTTGCAGCAAAAACATTTGTTCCAAGCCCATTCAGCAAAAAAGTAACCGTTAAAGAACATAGTCATGAAGATCAACATTTAAAGTAA